Proteins from a single region of Candidatus Methylarchaceae archaeon HK02M2:
- the uvsE gene encoding UV DNA damage repair endonuclease UvsE translates to MKIGYPCINRSIGCKSSRTFRLKSYSEERLIETIKNNLDCLVKIFKFNIKHNVLFFRITSDLIPFASHPICNFNWPNHFRRKFKEIGRLIKTHDIRISMHPDQFVLINSIDDEVFKNSLRELIYHAQVLDLMELDASAKIQIHIGGVYGDKEKSIKRFIERFWKLDEFIKKRLVIENDDRFYNLKDCLQINSQTGVPILFDNFHHELNNSGETISEAFKLFTTTWKEKDGIPMVDYSSQQKGKQKGKHVDSLNLEHFKNFLEKTKSFDFDIMLEIKDKEKSALKAIQVALEEDRLNTYRH, encoded by the coding sequence TTGAAAATAGGTTATCCGTGTATAAATCGTTCTATTGGATGTAAAAGCAGTAGGACATTTCGCTTAAAGTCTTACTCCGAAGAGCGCTTAATAGAGACCATTAAGAATAATTTGGATTGTCTAGTTAAAATATTCAAATTTAATATAAAACACAATGTTTTATTTTTTAGAATAACTTCAGATTTAATCCCCTTTGCATCCCATCCTATCTGCAATTTTAACTGGCCAAATCATTTTAGAAGAAAATTTAAAGAAATCGGTCGTTTGATCAAAACACATGATATAAGAATATCTATGCATCCTGATCAATTCGTTCTCATTAATTCAATAGATGATGAAGTCTTCAAAAATAGTTTAAGAGAACTTATTTATCACGCACAGGTTTTAGATTTAATGGAACTAGACGCTTCTGCTAAAATACAGATACATATCGGTGGAGTCTATGGAGATAAGGAAAAGAGCATAAAGAGGTTTATCGAAAGGTTCTGGAAGCTTGATGAATTTATTAAAAAACGACTTGTGATTGAAAACGATGATAGGTTTTACAATCTAAAAGATTGTCTTCAGATAAATTCCCAGACAGGAGTACCAATATTATTTGACAATTTTCATCATGAGTTAAATAATTCTGGGGAAACGATAAGTGAGGCCTTTAAGCTATTTACAACAACTTGGAAAGAAAAAGATGGTATACCGATGGTTGATTATAGTTCTCAACAAAAAGGTAAACAGAAAGGTAAACATGTTGATTCATTGAATCTGGAGCATTTTAAAAACTTTTTAGAAAAAACAAAATCTTTTGATTTTGATATAATGTTAGAGATCAAAGATAAGGAGAAAAGTGCACTTAAAGCCATACAAGTTGCTTTAGAAGAAGATCGTCTCAATACATATCGACACTAG
- a CDS encoding HEPN domain-containing protein: MVNQVEFLLRGKLLPPLISKLQVSERLIIENVLGPIEFSIPRESDSFAIAYVGSEDKSYFFLDATIYIDFFLLIHALTHNIVVTHYKGIAFEISTINDLGKKKVSFRKFKKVNILKEDLQCELSKIILLTKERFLEFEKDTEKIMGEYLGLALRYHFFALQAYNRRHFDEVVLNLVIAAEALFSTGKSHKYNLKRRFSNFIANDETEIYEIEKTISNFYDLRSAIVHGGKKKITFNDVKIPSIYIQKAIEKALSSRLYLKEELLKVTDIESE, encoded by the coding sequence ATGGTAAATCAAGTTGAATTTTTATTAAGAGGAAAGTTGTTACCACCCTTAATAAGTAAGCTGCAAGTTTCTGAAAGACTGATTATTGAAAATGTTTTGGGTCCTATTGAGTTTAGTATTCCTAGAGAATCGGATTCTTTTGCTATTGCCTACGTTGGTTCGGAGGATAAATCATACTTTTTTCTTGATGCAACCATATACATTGATTTCTTTCTTTTGATACATGCTCTAACACATAATATAGTTGTAACTCATTATAAAGGCATAGCATTTGAAATATCGACGATAAATGATCTTGGAAAAAAGAAAGTCTCATTCAGAAAATTTAAGAAAGTTAACATTTTAAAGGAAGATCTTCAATGTGAGCTGAGCAAAATAATTCTTTTAACCAAAGAGCGTTTTCTTGAATTTGAAAAGGATACTGAAAAAATCATGGGTGAATATCTCGGTCTAGCTCTCCGTTATCATTTTTTTGCATTACAGGCTTATAATAGACGTCACTTTGATGAGGTTGTTCTCAACTTGGTAATTGCAGCTGAAGCTCTTTTCAGTACTGGCAAATCTCATAAATATAATCTTAAAAGAAGATTCTCTAACTTTATAGCAAATGACGAAACTGAAATTTATGAGATTGAAAAAACGATAAGCAACTTCTATGATTTAAGAAGTGCTATTGTTCATGGAGGGAAAAAGAAAATTACTTTCAATGACGTAAAAATTCCGAGCATATATATTCAAAAAGCAATCGAAAAAGCACTTTCTTCTAGACTCTATTTAAAAGAAGAATTACTAAAAGTCACCGATATTGAAAGTGAATGA
- a CDS encoding CBS domain-containing protein — protein MSGILMVRDVMTKNVKTVGIYENVREAVQKMNKFNIGSVVVVDTERRRPIGIVTERDILRMVELHSEPKLFEIKKIMSTPLVTINPNTDIEDAAKLMTKKRIKRLPVIENDRLVGIITSSDIMKASPKLVSVFMDLLREIS, from the coding sequence ATGTCGGGCATTCTCATGGTAAGAGACGTTATGACGAAGAATGTTAAAACTGTAGGTATATACGAGAATGTAAGAGAAGCTGTTCAAAAGATGAACAAGTTTAACATTGGTTCAGTCGTAGTTGTGGATACTGAAAGAAGAAGACCAATTGGAATAGTAACAGAAAGAGACATATTAAGGATGGTGGAGCTTCACTCGGAGCCAAAATTATTTGAAATCAAAAAAATTATGTCTACTCCGTTGGTGACAATAAACCCTAATACTGACATTGAAGATGCAGCAAAATTGATGACGAAAAAACGAATTAAAAGATTGCCTGTTATAGAAAATGATAGGCTCGTAGGAATAATTACCTCCTCAGACATTATGAAAGCGAGTCCAAAACTTGTAAGTGTTTTTATGGACCTCTTAAGGGAAATTTCATAA
- a CDS encoding class II aldolase/adducin family protein: protein MKPSLDNLRMELVNGAKAIFSKGLVDVGEGNVSVRIPKKQELLITPTFNLYETMKKEDVVHLKFDGTQLSKGKRASSEYRLHVAIYKARPKAQCVIHTHSPYATMLSVARIKIPILLEEMVVFLGGEVNVSEFGRAHTDEMGEKPLMALSTTNAVLLANHGVLVCGRTVEHAIKMAELVEKMAKIFWGSSQIGEPVNISKEASRFKKIFDLNFATY, encoded by the coding sequence ATGAAACCTAGTCTCGACAATCTTAGAATGGAGTTGGTAAATGGTGCAAAGGCCATTTTTTCTAAAGGTCTTGTAGATGTTGGTGAAGGGAATGTTAGTGTTCGTATACCAAAAAAGCAAGAGTTACTCATTACTCCAACTTTTAACCTATATGAGACGATGAAAAAAGAAGATGTTGTTCATTTAAAATTTGATGGTACACAATTAAGTAAAGGCAAACGTGCCTCCTCAGAATACAGACTACATGTAGCTATTTATAAAGCTCGTCCAAAAGCACAATGTGTTATTCATACACATTCACCTTATGCAACAATGCTTTCTGTAGCTAGAATAAAGATTCCTATCTTATTGGAGGAGATGGTTGTTTTTTTGGGTGGTGAAGTTAATGTCTCAGAATTCGGACGAGCGCATACCGATGAGATGGGAGAAAAGCCACTGATGGCTTTAAGTACAACGAATGCTGTCCTATTAGCTAATCACGGAGTTTTGGTCTGTGGGAGAACTGTGGAACATGCGATAAAGATGGCTGAATTAGTCGAGAAAATGGCAAAAATATTTTGGGGTTCATCTCAGATTGGAGAACCTGTTAATATCTCTAAAGAAGCATCTAGATTTAAAAAGATTTTTGACTTGAATTTTGCAACTTATTAA
- a CDS encoding MarR family transcriptional regulator has protein sequence MGEKEQIVLEAMEKAGKPVRPGDVVKMVDLDKEEVSKIIASLKKKGKITSPKRCFYAPVIDK, from the coding sequence TTGGGAGAAAAAGAACAAATTGTACTTGAAGCTATGGAAAAAGCGGGAAAACCGGTGAGACCTGGAGATGTTGTAAAGATGGTCGATCTCGACAAGGAAGAAGTCTCCAAGATTATAGCAAGTCTGAAAAAGAAGGGAAAAATTACTTCTCCCAAAAGGTGTTTTTATGCGCCAGTTATTGATAAATGA
- the tkt gene encoding transketolase codes for MKSLDELCINALRFLALDAIEQAGSGHPGIPLGAAPMAYVLWDRFLRHNPRNPFWINRDRFILSAGHGSALLYALLHLYGYDLPLDELKRFRQWGSKTPGHPEYGLTTGVETTTGPLGQGFAMGVGMAMAERFLANCFNLPNFPIVDNYTYSIISDGDLMEGISSEAAYLAGTLHLNKLIYLYDDNHISIEGETDITFTENVLQRFETYGWFVLQVADGNNLLEIDKVIRRAKDEKKKPTLIIVRTQIGYGSPKQNTAVAHGEPLGQKALLETKRALDWPTEPTFYIPEETLNHFHLAIAKGDNLEIEWNNLLDDYRHEAPDLASQFEQVIKGELPVNWKSFIPSFKPKEGPMATRNASGKVMNVLSEKLHSLGGAPHHFLIGGSADLDPSTKTILTGYGDFGFSKDCAHNIHFGVREHAMGAIANGMALYSNYIPYTATFLVFSDYMRPAIRLAALMQTHVIFIFTHDSIGLGEDGPTHQPVEHLMSLRAIPGLTVIRPADANETAVAWEVAVERKGPVSLILSHQDLSVLDPEHYPIKEGVPRGAYILAESDSGNPDITLIATGSEVHLALDSSVELKKKGLNVQVVSMPSWELFEEQPIEYKKHVLQPDVPKLALEAGVTIGWPNYVGEMGVVIGLDRFGASAPSDIVYDKLGFNVDNVVKHALELVRR; via the coding sequence ATGAAGAGTTTAGATGAACTCTGTATTAACGCCTTACGTTTCCTAGCCCTTGATGCTATTGAACAAGCCGGATCGGGCCATCCTGGTATACCTCTAGGCGCAGCACCAATGGCGTATGTCCTATGGGACAGGTTCCTTCGTCATAACCCCCGTAACCCCTTTTGGATCAACCGTGACCGCTTTATCCTCTCGGCGGGACATGGCTCGGCTTTACTCTATGCTCTTCTACACCTCTACGGATACGATCTACCTTTAGATGAATTGAAACGCTTTCGTCAATGGGGGAGTAAGACCCCTGGTCATCCAGAGTACGGTCTTACTACAGGGGTAGAGACAACAACTGGCCCTTTAGGTCAAGGCTTTGCCATGGGTGTGGGAATGGCGATGGCTGAAAGATTTCTTGCTAACTGCTTCAACCTACCGAATTTTCCAATAGTAGACAATTACACATATTCCATAATCTCTGATGGTGACCTTATGGAAGGTATCAGCTCTGAAGCTGCCTATCTGGCTGGTACATTACATTTAAACAAACTTATCTATCTTTATGATGATAACCACATTTCAATCGAAGGAGAAACGGACATAACATTCACAGAGAATGTACTTCAACGTTTTGAAACATATGGCTGGTTTGTTCTTCAAGTAGCTGACGGCAATAATCTATTGGAGATAGATAAAGTTATTCGAAGGGCTAAGGACGAAAAGAAGAAGCCCACCCTTATCATAGTTCGAACTCAGATCGGTTATGGAAGTCCAAAACAGAATACTGCAGTCGCCCATGGTGAACCATTGGGTCAAAAGGCTCTACTGGAAACTAAAAGAGCTTTAGACTGGCCCACAGAACCGACTTTCTACATTCCTGAGGAAACATTAAATCATTTCCATCTAGCCATCGCAAAAGGAGACAACCTAGAAATCGAATGGAACAACCTTCTAGATGACTATCGACATGAGGCGCCAGATCTAGCTTCCCAATTCGAGCAGGTAATAAAAGGCGAACTACCTGTCAACTGGAAAAGTTTCATTCCTTCTTTCAAACCCAAAGAAGGGCCGATGGCAACCCGCAACGCCTCAGGCAAGGTGATGAACGTGCTGAGTGAGAAACTTCATTCTTTAGGTGGAGCACCACACCACTTCTTAATAGGAGGTTCAGCAGACCTTGATCCTTCGACAAAGACAATTCTTACGGGTTATGGGGACTTCGGTTTCAGCAAAGACTGTGCACACAATATCCACTTTGGAGTTCGAGAACACGCCATGGGGGCCATCGCTAACGGTATGGCCCTATACAGCAATTATATCCCCTATACTGCAACCTTCTTGGTCTTTTCCGATTATATGCGTCCAGCCATAAGACTAGCAGCATTAATGCAGACCCATGTAATCTTCATATTCACCCACGATAGCATCGGTCTGGGAGAAGATGGTCCAACCCATCAGCCTGTGGAACATTTGATGAGTCTCCGGGCCATTCCAGGATTGACAGTGATCCGCCCTGCTGACGCCAATGAGACTGCAGTGGCTTGGGAAGTTGCAGTCGAGCGAAAAGGCCCAGTCTCCCTTATATTATCACATCAGGATTTATCAGTTCTGGACCCAGAGCATTATCCTATTAAGGAGGGTGTTCCTCGTGGCGCTTACATACTCGCTGAATCGGACTCTGGAAATCCAGATATCACTCTCATCGCAACAGGATCGGAAGTGCACTTGGCCCTAGACTCCAGCGTGGAGTTAAAGAAAAAGGGATTAAATGTACAAGTTGTCTCTATGCCGTCATGGGAGCTTTTTGAAGAGCAACCTATAGAATACAAAAAACACGTGCTTCAACCTGATGTGCCCAAACTTGCTTTAGAAGCAGGCGTCACAATAGGTTGGCCCAATTATGTTGGGGAGATGGGAGTGGTGATTGGTTTAGATCGATTTGGAGCATCTGCTCCTAGTGACATTGTTTACGATAAGTTGGGTTTTAATGTAGATAATGTAGTGAAACATGCTCTAGAATTGGTAAGGAGGTAA
- a CDS encoding ROK family protein has protein sequence MMERNVTSLPTLGVDLGGTKVKTALVDVNGQILSAHKYPTHPEKGSDKIITDILTSIDECLDKARQEAKVLGIGIAGQVDFKGVVHYAPNLKWRNVPLKEKLEEKLGLPVIVVNDVRAATWGEWRYGSGKGVDDLIVLFVGTGIGGGVISGGKILVGCSNTGGELGHITIVYGGRSCRCPNMGCLEAYAGGWAIAERAQEAVRSDPEAWQYLTSLAGSIENITAATVGHAYREGDQKAHQLVKETGQYLAAGAVSIVNAFNPCLFVLGGGVIEGLPDLIQIVENFTRKKALESALKNLKFVKAALGDDAGVIGAAALAQNKIYGLHKLSEW, from the coding sequence ATGATGGAACGTAATGTTACGTCACTCCCCACATTAGGAGTCGACCTCGGAGGCACAAAAGTTAAAACAGCTTTAGTAGATGTTAATGGTCAGATTTTATCAGCTCATAAATATCCAACACATCCGGAGAAGGGCTCGGATAAGATTATCACAGACATCCTAACAAGTATAGATGAATGCCTTGACAAAGCTAGACAAGAAGCCAAGGTTTTGGGGATTGGCATCGCCGGACAAGTTGATTTTAAAGGAGTTGTGCACTACGCACCTAATCTGAAATGGCGAAATGTACCCTTAAAAGAGAAGTTAGAAGAGAAATTAGGTTTGCCAGTAATTGTAGTCAATGATGTGCGCGCTGCGACTTGGGGTGAATGGCGTTACGGCTCGGGAAAAGGTGTGGATGACCTAATCGTTCTCTTTGTTGGAACTGGCATAGGTGGTGGCGTAATAAGTGGCGGGAAGATATTAGTGGGTTGTAGTAATACTGGTGGAGAACTGGGACATATCACTATCGTTTACGGTGGTCGTAGTTGCCGCTGTCCCAATATGGGTTGTTTAGAAGCTTATGCTGGTGGTTGGGCGATAGCTGAACGAGCACAAGAAGCTGTTCGGTCTGATCCTGAAGCGTGGCAGTACTTGACTTCCTTAGCAGGCAGTATTGAAAATATCACAGCAGCTACCGTTGGCCATGCCTACCGAGAAGGGGACCAGAAAGCTCATCAGTTAGTGAAAGAAACCGGACAATACCTTGCTGCAGGTGCAGTGAGTATTGTAAACGCATTTAATCCCTGCCTCTTTGTTTTAGGAGGCGGTGTCATCGAAGGTTTACCAGATCTGATCCAAATAGTGGAAAATTTTACTCGAAAAAAAGCACTTGAATCAGCCCTTAAAAACCTAAAATTTGTAAAAGCTGCACTAGGTGATGATGCTGGCGTTATAGGGGCAGCTGCCTTGGCCCAAAATAAGATATACGGTCTCCATAAATTATCTGAATGGTAA
- the pyk gene encoding pyruvate kinase: MLKKTKIICSIGPASLQTGILQKMYQEGMNGVRINAAYGTLSQYKLIIDNIRKTADIPIIIDIKGPEIRLRAKQKKITKKGDILKIGFKNEEINFNHDFYDGMSIDDEVYIDNGKIKTQVIEKKDGILSLLVMNNGEIDDGKGVNIPNKKFSIPTLSMRDLEIIEFAKENNLEFIALSFTRNVQDIQNLKSKAKGEIIAKIENAEGLKNFKEILDAVEYIMIARGDLGVEIKPENVPLAQKSIIRLCNQKGKTVVTATEMLESMIYQPNPTRAEVSDVANAILDGTDVMMLSGETSIGQYPVEAVSMMSRIAKETEKAVESNVKNGKFISISDTISKSIKSVCQSMLIDKIVTLTRSGYTAKMISRFKILQPIIAVTPEKKVKNHLELVFGVYPINIDYSNEKDRIMFLANQLRTIGLINDEDNVLFTAAVRTRTKHASNLIEIHNIKELMDFAS; the protein is encoded by the coding sequence ATGCTGAAAAAAACTAAAATTATCTGCTCAATTGGTCCAGCCAGCCTTCAAACGGGAATACTGCAAAAAATGTATCAAGAAGGGATGAATGGTGTCAGGATAAATGCTGCCTACGGGACTCTTAGTCAATACAAGCTAATTATAGATAATATTCGAAAAACGGCTGATATTCCAATAATAATCGATATTAAGGGGCCTGAAATCAGGCTTCGAGCAAAGCAAAAGAAAATCACAAAAAAAGGAGATATTCTAAAGATAGGTTTTAAAAATGAGGAAATCAACTTCAACCATGATTTCTATGATGGTATGAGTATAGATGATGAAGTCTATATCGACAATGGCAAGATAAAGACTCAGGTTATTGAGAAGAAAGATGGAATATTAAGTCTGTTAGTAATGAACAACGGAGAAATTGATGATGGTAAAGGGGTAAATATCCCCAACAAAAAATTTTCAATTCCAACTCTTTCTATGAGGGACCTAGAGATCATTGAATTTGCAAAAGAAAATAATCTTGAGTTTATTGCTCTTTCTTTTACAAGGAATGTTCAAGATATACAAAATCTAAAATCTAAAGCTAAAGGCGAGATTATTGCTAAGATTGAAAATGCTGAAGGCTTAAAAAATTTCAAAGAGATTTTAGATGCAGTAGAATATATAATGATAGCAAGGGGCGATCTAGGTGTTGAAATTAAACCTGAAAACGTTCCTTTAGCTCAGAAATCTATAATCAGACTATGTAATCAAAAAGGCAAAACTGTTGTGACAGCTACAGAAATGCTCGAATCAATGATTTATCAGCCAAACCCAACTAGAGCTGAAGTTAGTGATGTAGCCAATGCAATATTAGACGGAACAGATGTGATGATGCTTTCAGGGGAGACATCAATAGGTCAGTATCCAGTAGAAGCTGTTTCGATGATGAGTAGAATTGCAAAGGAGACTGAAAAAGCAGTAGAAAGCAATGTTAAAAATGGTAAGTTCATCAGTATTTCGGATACAATAAGTAAATCAATTAAGAGTGTATGTCAAAGCATGTTAATTGACAAAATCGTGACCTTGACCAGATCAGGTTACACAGCGAAGATGATATCAAGATTTAAAATTCTACAACCGATAATTGCGGTTACACCAGAGAAAAAAGTCAAGAACCATCTTGAGTTGGTTTTTGGCGTATATCCTATAAATATAGATTATAGCAATGAGAAAGATCGAATAATGTTCTTAGCGAACCAACTTCGCACCATCGGTCTCATTAATGATGAAGATAATGTTCTTTTTACTGCTGCTGTTCGAACACGTACAAAACACGCGAGTAACCTAATTGAGATACATAATATTAAAGAGCTTATGGATTTCGCTAGCTAG
- a CDS encoding SDR family oxidoreductase, whose product MANRVCMVTGATSGLGKVTAKALAAKGATVIVLGRNSEKAVTTVRKIIDQTGNSNVEFILADLSIQSDIYNLAEQFMSQYQKLDVLVNNAGAFYYKRQETVDGIEMTFAVNYLSHFLLTNLLIDTLKASAPSRIINVSSGIHKRANINFEDLQSRQKYSGAGAYGQAKLAQILFTYELARRLEATSVTVNAVNPGLVATKFGLDGSRVMGSMKRLINVFSQSPKKGAETIIFLATSPEVENVSGRYFEKKRAVKSSKASYNETTALRLWQISLDLIRAST is encoded by the coding sequence ATGGCAAATAGAGTTTGTATGGTAACGGGAGCTACTTCAGGCTTGGGCAAGGTTACAGCCAAAGCACTCGCTGCAAAAGGCGCAACTGTGATTGTTTTAGGCCGAAATTCGGAAAAGGCCGTTACCACTGTTAGAAAAATTATAGATCAGACAGGCAACTCAAATGTTGAGTTTATCCTTGCTGACCTATCAATTCAAAGTGATATATACAATCTTGCCGAGCAATTTATGAGCCAATATCAAAAACTTGATGTATTGGTGAACAATGCTGGAGCGTTTTACTATAAGCGTCAGGAAACAGTAGATGGTATAGAGATGACTTTTGCCGTTAACTATCTGAGCCACTTTTTGTTGACTAATTTATTAATTGATACCTTGAAAGCAAGCGCTCCTTCTCGTATCATCAATGTCTCGTCTGGCATACATAAAAGGGCGAATATCAATTTTGAAGATTTACAGAGTAGACAAAAGTATTCAGGGGCAGGGGCATATGGTCAGGCCAAGCTCGCCCAAATTCTGTTCACTTATGAGCTAGCGCGACGTCTTGAAGCGACAAGTGTAACAGTGAACGCGGTAAACCCTGGATTAGTTGCGACTAAGTTTGGTTTGGATGGTAGCAGGGTCATGGGTTCTATGAAGCGACTGATTAATGTATTTAGTCAAAGTCCAAAGAAGGGTGCAGAGACGATAATCTTTCTAGCAACATCACCTGAAGTAGAAAATGTTTCAGGGAGGTATTTTGAGAAAAAAAGAGCGGTCAAATCATCCAAAGCCTCCTACAACGAAACAACCGCTCTAAGACTTTGGCAGATCAGCCTTGATTTGATCAGGGCATCTACTTGA
- the msrA gene encoding peptide-methionine (S)-S-oxide reductase MsrA translates to MVKVKASFGAGCFWSVEDTFRKVKGVLSTAVGFMGGMTKDPTYKEVCTDRTGHAEVVQLEYDPSLVSYEELLEVFWEIHDPTTLNRQGPDVGSQYRSVIFYHTEEQKVQAEESKKKQEKSRKYKNKIVTEIKPASVFYMAEDYHQQYLEKCGLKNQGIC, encoded by the coding sequence ATGGTGAAAGTTAAAGCTTCATTTGGAGCAGGTTGTTTTTGGAGTGTTGAAGATACATTTCGCAAAGTCAAAGGTGTTTTATCTACTGCTGTAGGATTTATGGGTGGAATGACGAAGGATCCGACATATAAAGAAGTGTGTACTGATAGAACGGGACATGCAGAAGTAGTTCAATTGGAGTATGATCCTTCTTTAGTTTCTTATGAAGAGCTTTTAGAAGTGTTTTGGGAGATTCATGATCCTACAACCTTGAACAGACAAGGTCCAGATGTGGGCTCTCAATATAGATCGGTGATTTTCTATCATACTGAAGAGCAAAAAGTTCAAGCTGAGGAATCAAAGAAAAAACAAGAAAAATCTCGAAAATATAAAAATAAGATCGTAACCGAAATAAAGCCTGCTTCAGTATTTTATATGGCCGAAGATTACCACCAACAATATCTGGAAAAATGTGGTTTGAAGAATCAAGGTATCTGTTAA
- the msrB gene encoding peptide-methionine (R)-S-oxide reductase MsrB, producing MRNKNKIDRSEKEWKKNLATEEYHVLREKGTEPAFTGKYLDNKKKGVYNCAGCGNDLFLSDTKYDSRSGWPSFWAPTSEDSIEIKPDKSLGMQRTEVLCSRCGGHLGHVFEDGPEPTGLRFCINSIALDFKEK from the coding sequence ATGAGAAATAAAAATAAGATAGACAGATCAGAAAAAGAGTGGAAAAAAAACCTTGCTACTGAAGAGTACCATGTCCTAAGAGAAAAGGGGACTGAGCCAGCATTTACTGGAAAATATCTCGACAACAAAAAGAAGGGTGTTTACAATTGTGCTGGTTGTGGTAATGATTTATTCCTCTCAGATACAAAATATGATTCAAGGTCTGGTTGGCCCAGTTTTTGGGCTCCAACTTCGGAAGACAGTATTGAAATAAAACCTGATAAGAGTTTAGGGATGCAGAGGACTGAAGTACTCTGTAGCCGGTGTGGAGGTCATCTCGGCCACGTATTTGAAGATGGTCCTGAACCTACGGGTCTTCGTTTCTGTATTAATTCGATAGCACTTGATTTCAAAGAGAAATAA